Proteins from one Hydrogenivirga caldilitoris genomic window:
- the mreC gene encoding rod shape-determining protein MreC has protein sequence MTGKRFHLLSILVVLLGLLLFFSELSRFSYVRAFVKVTNMLISPVIEFKEQTTAELKEELSAYLYFVEAEKENIKLRRRLNSLLLTEKELDACLSELESVSRKLRASTNFKRLNYAVSRVIYYDPSGFDLFIVIEGGEDKGYSEGDLVVTENKVVGIVETVYGSTSRVITPFNEKFSTSAVVGASPKKYIYKGGYPNGNLLHVNVEDDVAPEKDVYMVDIKEVLPPFLIGKVVKVERGRDPFFKEVKVKPEIDPRAEEYVFVVRRKH, from the coding sequence ATGACTGGAAAAAGATTTCACCTGCTTTCTATTCTGGTAGTCCTTCTTGGTTTGCTCCTGTTCTTTTCTGAGCTTTCCCGTTTCTCTTATGTGAGAGCTTTCGTGAAGGTTACAAACATGTTGATATCACCTGTTATTGAATTTAAGGAGCAAACTACCGCTGAACTCAAGGAAGAACTCAGCGCATACCTTTACTTTGTTGAAGCGGAAAAAGAGAATATCAAGCTGAGGAGAAGGCTTAACTCCCTGCTTCTCACCGAGAAGGAGCTAGACGCCTGTCTGTCTGAACTTGAAAGTGTAAGCAGAAAGCTCAGGGCTTCCACTAACTTTAAAAGGCTCAACTACGCTGTATCAAGAGTCATATACTATGACCCTTCGGGTTTTGACCTATTTATAGTTATTGAGGGTGGTGAGGATAAGGGATACAGTGAAGGTGACTTGGTTGTCACTGAAAATAAAGTCGTTGGCATCGTTGAAACCGTTTATGGTTCCACAAGCAGGGTGATAACCCCCTTCAATGAAAAGTTCTCCACCTCTGCAGTGGTGGGTGCCTCTCCCAAGAAATACATATACAAGGGAGGATACCCAAACGGAAACTTACTCCACGTGAACGTTGAGGACGACGTTGCTCCTGAAAAGGATGTATATATGGTAGATATAAAGGAGGTTCTCCCTCCCTTCCTTATAGGGAAGGTTGTAAAAGTTGAACGGGGAAGGGACCCCTTCTTTAAAGAGGTTAAAGTTAAACCTGAGATTGACCCCAGGGCAGAGGAGTATGTGTTCGTAGTTAGGAGGAAACATTGA
- the mreD gene encoding rod shape-determining protein MreD has translation MRYTALFLVLLFFEAAVLQTLFKPGFIAPDLVLIALISRAYLLGRSTVLWAVFGGTVLDLMTDTVGLHMSLETLSVYIFLLIHERLLFRTVLTYIVPGTGVLLLKKSLAFLIMRSKFSFELSPEAFFLSWLFEVGLLFSIYYLYIRRYEQA, from the coding sequence TTGAGATACACGGCTCTATTCTTAGTGCTTCTTTTCTTTGAAGCTGCAGTTCTCCAGACCCTTTTCAAACCTGGATTTATAGCCCCAGACCTGGTTCTAATAGCTTTAATATCAAGGGCTTATCTTCTTGGACGCTCAACTGTCCTATGGGCTGTATTTGGAGGTACAGTCCTTGACCTTATGACTGATACCGTAGGACTCCATATGTCCCTTGAAACTCTGTCTGTTTATATATTCCTGCTTATACATGAGAGACTCCTTTTCCGTACCGTACTGACCTACATAGTTCCAGGGACAGGTGTACTTCTACTTAAAAAGTCTCTCGCTTTCCTAATAATGAGGAGCAAGTTCTCCTTTGAACTGTCTCCAGAAGCATTTTTCCTGTCATGGCTTTTTGAGGTAGGTTTGCTATTTTCCATATACTATCTGTATATCAGAAGATATGAACAGGCGTAA
- a CDS encoding rod shape-determining protein, which produces MLLDKIFGFLSNNVGIDLGTATTAVYMQGKGIVMYEPSIVAIDVKTRKVLAVGKEAKDMVGKTPENIQAIRPLRDGVITDFEVTQVMLSYFIKRALGSTLFKPKPRVVIGVPTGITPVEKRAVIDAAKSAGAREVFLVAEPMAAAIGADLPVDEPLGNMVVDIGGGTTEIAVISLAGIVVSNSLRVAGDEMNEAIIQYIKRQFHILIGEQTAERIKIELGSAVMEDEERSMDIRGRDMTGLPRTIKITNHHITEALEDTISSIINAIRVTLERTPPELAADIADRGIVLAGGGSLLKNMDKRIQLETGIKAYYCEEPLIAVARGVGKILDNLELISRISME; this is translated from the coding sequence ATGCTGTTAGACAAGATTTTTGGTTTTCTTTCCAACAACGTGGGTATTGACCTGGGAACAGCAACTACGGCAGTTTACATGCAGGGTAAAGGCATAGTTATGTACGAGCCCTCTATAGTTGCCATTGATGTGAAGACAAGAAAAGTCCTTGCGGTAGGTAAGGAAGCTAAGGATATGGTGGGAAAAACGCCGGAAAATATCCAGGCTATACGCCCACTTAGGGACGGTGTTATAACCGATTTTGAGGTTACCCAGGTAATGCTTTCCTATTTCATAAAGAGGGCTTTGGGTAGCACCCTATTTAAGCCCAAGCCTCGTGTGGTGATAGGTGTACCAACCGGTATAACTCCTGTTGAAAAGAGGGCTGTTATAGATGCCGCAAAAAGCGCCGGTGCAAGAGAAGTGTTTCTCGTTGCCGAGCCTATGGCCGCAGCCATAGGAGCTGACCTGCCTGTAGATGAACCTCTGGGTAATATGGTCGTTGATATAGGCGGGGGAACAACTGAGATAGCCGTTATATCCCTCGCAGGAATCGTGGTCTCTAACTCCCTCCGTGTGGCAGGAGACGAGATGAACGAAGCTATAATCCAGTACATAAAGAGACAGTTCCACATACTGATAGGCGAACAAACTGCCGAAAGGATAAAGATAGAGCTGGGCAGTGCGGTTATGGAAGATGAAGAGAGAAGTATGGATATAAGAGGAAGAGACATGACCGGTCTTCCAAGAACCATAAAGATTACCAACCACCATATAACCGAAGCCCTTGAGGATACAATAAGCTCCATAATAAACGCCATAAGGGTAACCCTTGAGAGGACGCCTCCAGAGCTTGCAGCGGATATAGCCGATAGGGGTATAGTGTTAGCTGGAGGGGGGTCCCTCCTGAAGAATATGGACAAGAGGATACAGCTTGAGACGGGAATCAAAGCTTACTACTGCGAAGAGCCGTTAATAGCCGTGGCAAGGGGTGTGGGAAAGATACTTGATAACCTTGAGCTTATAAGCAGAATATCTATGGAATGA